Proteins found in one Triticum aestivum cultivar Chinese Spring chromosome 4D, IWGSC CS RefSeq v2.1, whole genome shotgun sequence genomic segment:
- the LOC123099577 gene encoding uncharacterized protein, producing the protein MQAYNRSKTRREEQEEKHMTQMEELVHQCDMEVMKMAMLKHEQTFRQQVHDLHRLYRVQKQLMGDQSGRPSVPPCHQVQRRREHPRRPELSLQLPVDDDEYAVVSGGTGRLATPPSMESEDELELTLAVGGGGGNGGSSRSQRRRRESATDCSGRRSPQTPSSSTDSDDALRTVPHHQRATACDLRGGVMVSKQPQWLVRCLSLRMA; encoded by the exons atgcaaGCTTATAATCGCTCAAAGACAAGACgagaagagcaagaagagaagcataTGACGCAGATGGAGGAGCTCGTGCACCAGTGCGACATGGAGGTCATGAAGATGGCCATGCTCAAGCACGAGCAGACATTCAGGCAGCAG GTGCATGATCTACACCGGCTGTACCGAGTCCAGAAGCAGCTCATGGGCGACCAGAGCGGGCGCCCGTCGGTGCCACCCTGCCATCAGGTGCAGCGGCGCAGGGAGCACCCCCGCCGGCCGGAGCTGAGCCTGCAGCTCCCTGTCGACGACGACGAGTACGCCGTCGTCAGCGGCGGCACAGGCCGCCTAGCGACGCCGCCGTCCATGGAGAGCGAGGACGAGCTGGAGCTGACGCtggccgtcggcggcggcggcgggaacgGCGGCAGCAgccggagccagaggaggaggcgggagaGTGCGACGGACTGCTCCGGCAGAAGAAGCCCACAGACGCCGTCTTCGTCGACCGACTCCGACGACGCGCTCCGCACGGTGCCGCACCACCAGAGGGCGACGGCGTGTGATCTCCGGGGAGGGGTGATGGTGTCGAAGCAGCCGCAATGGCTGGTGCGCTGTCTCAGCCTTAGGATGGCTTGA